Proteins co-encoded in one Opitutus terrae PB90-1 genomic window:
- a CDS encoding sensor histidine kinase, which produces MNRGDANGNVLTHYAPAERVDAGELRAQLDFVANDPVIDGLMRVVGGLLAVLNEQRQVLAVNDRLLQLLGLGSAEQAFGLRLGEAVHCVHAHAMPGGCGTSEYCSTCGAAIAQVTSLAENRAVERVCAIDVAPPIAGSDHLFFRVQACPLRREGRRILLLVLQDITEEQQRALLDRTFYHDVKNTLCAVIGASEMLAMDRERSDADMADHLVEMTRRLSREIELQRCLVTARPDGLGRITTRVTVRQVLEDLERACVLHPAVRGRRLRVQPAPAEAPVLATDPTLLGRVLQNMVINALEATPDGAEARVWAERAEGAIEFCVWNDAVITAENARRIFQRNFSTKGTIGRGLGTYSMKLLGEQVLGGRVSFTSTPDAGTCFRIRLEANDVVAE; this is translated from the coding sequence ATGAATCGCGGCGATGCGAACGGCAATGTGCTGACGCATTATGCGCCCGCTGAGCGCGTCGATGCCGGCGAGTTGCGGGCGCAGCTGGACTTTGTGGCCAACGATCCGGTGATCGATGGCCTGATGCGCGTGGTCGGCGGGTTGCTGGCCGTGCTGAACGAGCAGCGGCAGGTGCTGGCGGTGAACGACCGGCTGCTGCAGTTGCTCGGACTGGGCTCGGCGGAGCAGGCGTTCGGACTGCGGCTGGGCGAGGCGGTCCACTGCGTGCATGCGCACGCGATGCCGGGGGGTTGTGGCACCAGCGAATATTGCTCCACGTGCGGAGCGGCGATCGCGCAGGTCACCAGCCTGGCGGAGAATCGCGCCGTCGAACGGGTGTGCGCGATCGACGTGGCGCCACCGATCGCGGGTTCCGACCACCTGTTTTTCCGCGTGCAAGCCTGCCCGCTCCGGCGCGAGGGCCGTCGCATCCTGCTGCTCGTGCTGCAGGACATCACGGAGGAGCAGCAGCGGGCGCTGCTCGATCGGACGTTCTACCATGACGTGAAGAACACGCTCTGCGCCGTCATCGGGGCGAGCGAAATGCTGGCGATGGATCGCGAGCGCAGCGACGCCGACATGGCGGATCATCTGGTGGAGATGACCCGCCGGCTGTCGCGCGAGATCGAGCTGCAGCGCTGTCTCGTCACCGCGCGCCCCGACGGCCTGGGCCGGATCACGACGCGCGTGACGGTGCGGCAGGTGTTGGAGGACTTGGAGCGCGCCTGCGTGCTGCATCCCGCGGTCCGGGGCAGGCGGCTGCGCGTGCAGCCGGCTCCGGCGGAGGCTCCGGTGCTGGCCACCGATCCGACGCTGCTGGGCCGTGTGTTGCAGAACATGGTGATCAACGCGCTCGAAGCGACGCCGGACGGCGCCGAGGCTCGCGTGTGGGCGGAGCGGGCGGAGGGCGCGATCGAGTTTTGCGTGTGGAACGATGCCGTCATCACGGCCGAGAACGCCCGCCGGATTTTTCAGCGAAATTTCAGCACGAAGGGCACGATTGGCCGCGGGCTGGGCACCTATTCAATGAAGTTGCTGGGCGAACAGGTGCTGGGTGGGCGGGTCAGCTTCACGAGTACGCCCGACGCGGGAACGTGTTTCCGAATCCGGCTGGAGGCGAATGACGTGGTGGCGGAGTGA
- a CDS encoding glycoside hydrolase family 172 protein, translated as MKTLTLLFVSLLPALAGAQVPTGALGQLAEIHSGVKSRRVSSYDRNGGNDDRLTAIAPGARATLLDVKGAGTITHIWITCAPGADKLNRDDLVLRMFWDGKDYPSVEAPLGSFFGNGWGETYNFISAPLAVTPGWGRAYVSYFPMPFATGARIEIENQSEQPIEALYFNIDYLEMATPAEGQGRFHAWYNREVTEALPGGENEWGTLGTQGANVDGKDNYLIVDIQGRGHFVGVNYYVNCPTPMWYGEGDEMVFIDGDAKPTLNGTGTEDYFNTAWCPKELFQHPYFGYPRVNGETGWLGRTHVYRFHVVDPIVFEKSCRFTIEHGHNNALTLDLASVAYWYQDTAARLPRSFTRVERKPLPAISPTDIHLWRDAWRRQQGGEPKLWGNERQKQQP; from the coding sequence ATGAAGACGCTCACCTTGCTTTTCGTGTCGCTTCTCCCGGCGCTGGCGGGCGCACAGGTTCCCACGGGCGCGCTGGGACAACTCGCGGAGATTCACAGCGGCGTGAAGTCACGCCGCGTCAGCAGCTACGATCGCAACGGCGGGAACGACGATCGGCTCACGGCGATCGCGCCCGGTGCGCGGGCGACCTTGCTGGACGTGAAGGGCGCCGGAACCATCACGCACATCTGGATCACGTGCGCTCCGGGCGCCGACAAGCTCAACCGCGACGATCTCGTGCTGCGGATGTTCTGGGACGGGAAGGATTATCCGTCGGTGGAGGCGCCGCTCGGCTCGTTTTTCGGCAACGGCTGGGGTGAGACGTACAACTTCATCAGCGCGCCGCTGGCGGTGACGCCGGGCTGGGGCCGCGCGTATGTGAGCTATTTTCCAATGCCCTTTGCCACGGGCGCGCGGATCGAAATCGAGAATCAAAGCGAGCAGCCGATCGAGGCGCTGTATTTCAATATCGACTATCTCGAGATGGCTACACCGGCCGAGGGGCAGGGGCGATTCCATGCGTGGTATAACCGCGAGGTCACGGAGGCGCTGCCGGGCGGCGAGAACGAATGGGGCACACTCGGCACCCAGGGCGCTAATGTCGACGGCAAGGACAACTACCTCATCGTCGACATCCAGGGGCGCGGCCACTTCGTGGGCGTGAACTACTACGTCAATTGTCCGACCCCCATGTGGTATGGCGAAGGCGACGAGATGGTGTTCATCGACGGTGACGCCAAGCCGACGCTGAACGGGACCGGGACAGAGGACTATTTCAACACGGCATGGTGTCCGAAGGAGCTATTTCAGCATCCCTATTTCGGTTATCCGCGCGTGAATGGCGAGACCGGCTGGCTCGGGCGCACGCACGTGTATCGCTTCCACGTCGTCGATCCGATCGTCTTCGAGAAGTCCTGCCGGTTCACGATCGAACACGGCCACAACAACGCGCTGACGCTGGATCTAGCCTCGGTTGCGTACTGGTATCAGGACACGGCGGCACGGCTGCCGCGCAGTTTCACGCGCGTCGAACGGAAACCGCTGCCGGCGATCTCGCCGACGGATATCCATCTCTGGCGCGATGCGTGGCGGCGGCAACAGGGTGGCGAGCCCAAGCTTTGGGGCAACGAACGCCAGAAGCAGCAGCCGTAG